Proteins from one Pithys albifrons albifrons isolate INPA30051 chromosome 2, PitAlb_v1, whole genome shotgun sequence genomic window:
- the LOC139685379 gene encoding uncharacterized protein → MGLKTIWKDYKVLIVMGTGLGLVHWGWFHIKSSPIFQVKREDFGVPEPGIVTYMMQSDQNNKEK, encoded by the coding sequence ATGGGTCTTAAAACCATCTGGAAGGACTACAAAGTTCTGATTGTTATGGGAACTGGCCTTGGGCTGGTACACTGGGGCTGGTTTCACATCAAGTCCAGTCCTATTTTCCAAGTGAAGAGAGAGGACTTTGGTGTTCCAGAACCTGGGATTGTGACATACATGATGCAAAGCGatcaaaataataaagaaaaatag
- the MKKS gene encoding molecular chaperone MKKS, producing the protein MSRLEAKKPPLFISEPLTKDILCQSLSLLSRIFKSCYGPAGRLKQLHNGVGGCVCTTSQSSALLRHLSITDPVLRVLTASVQNHVSRFSDCGLFTAILCCSLIESFRSLNVASCTVIKITRHLLSLCMDYLKSEACGCRVAVDFCSVETLVCLVRSVLMSKPACMLNKTEVDHLTTLVLKAFLFTVPCHVETNAVLGKCVIVPVKGRRVLDSTVLPGLLIETPEIELGKPLAVKRTGSNMIKIALFCVSMSGDGFNPEEGTIAVHHGISLEMAELNQLLNVGKQLVNDEVGLVVCQKVIHPSLKQYLKENRVLAVDRAGLSLMDPLSRMTGSMPVASIHLLSPGSYGSLKDVRIESFGSKRFVHLIPEDTIICSFILCNRSETAWDELKRVCQTAEHVLQLTMKEPLALLGGGCTETHLASYIRHKSSNLSTSTFKDLGCSQTQYQLVADGFCCSLESVALSLNHDEVEILTDMVYGHCWFVPSGFPSVSNWSDVVSKCGCGIHGNTEDLTWRILQGHSCSAVVQGCFKEPSVKVTDFLTLDCFAAKCSGLQVALETTNLILDLSCVIEDQN; encoded by the exons ATGTCTCGTCTTGAAGCTAAAAAGCCTCCGTTATTTATTAGTGAACCTTTAACTAAAGATATATTGTGTCAGTCGCTCTCTCTGCTTAGCAGAATATTTAAATCTTGCTATGGTCCTGCTGGTAGGCTCAAACAGCTCCACAACGGTGTGGGAGGCTGTGTTTGCACAACTTCCCAgtcctctgctctcctcaggCACCTCTCCATCACCGACCCCGTGTTGCGTGTTCTGACGGCCTCGGTACAGAACCACGTCTCGCGTTTCAGCGACTGTGGCTTGTTTACTGCCATTCTGTGCTGTAGCTTGATTGAAAGCTTTAGAAGCCTGAATGTTGCATCTTGCACTGTCATTAAAATAACCAGACATCTCTTGAGTTTGTGCATGGACTACCTTAAATCTGAGGCTTGTGGTTGCCGAGTGGCTGTGGATTTTTGCAGCGTTGAGACCCTTGTTTGTTTGGTACGTAGTGTTTTAATGAGCAAACCTGCTTGCATGCTTAATAAAACAGAGGTTGATCATCTCACCACGCTggttttaaaggcttttttatttactgttcCATGTCATGTTGAGACTAATGCTGTTTTAGGGAAGTGTGTAATAGTACCTGTGAAAGGTAGAAGAGTTCTGGATTCTACTGTTCTTCCTGGACTGCTGATAGAAACACCAGAAATTGAATTGGGAAAACCACTTGCTGTCAAAAGGACTGGTTCAAACATGATCAAGATTGCCCTTTTCTGTGTGTCCATGTCAGGAGATGGCTTCAATCCTGAGGAAGGAACTATAGCAGTCCATCATGGAATTTCTCTAGAAATGGCAGAGCTGAACCAGTTGCTGAATGTAGGGAAGCAGCTGGTTAATGATGAGGTTGGCCTTGTAGTGTGCCAGAAAGTGATCCATCCATCCTTGAAACAGTACCTGAAGGAGAACCGTGTCCTGGCTGtggacagagctgggctctCTCTGATGGACCCCCTGAGCCGGATGACAG GCTCAATGCCTGTGGCTTCCATACATTTGTTGTCTCCTGGTTCTTATGGAAGTTTGAAAGATGTGAGGATTGAGAGTTTCGGTTCCAAACGTTTTGTGCATCTGATTCCAGAGGACACCATTATCTGCAGCTTCATACTCTGTAACAGAAGTGAAACAGCATGGGATGAGTTGAAG CGTGTCTGTCAAACTGCAGAACATGTGTTGCAGTTAACAATGAAGGAACCTTTGGCATTGTTAGGAGGGGGCTGTACAGAAACTCACCTGGCTTCGTACATAAGACACAAG aGTTCTAATCTCTCCACCAGCACTTTTAAAGACCTGGGTTGTTCTCAGACACAATACCAGTTGGTTGCTGATGGCTTTTGCTGTTCCCTGGAGTCTGTAGCTCTGTCTCTGAATCATGATGAAGTTGAAATTCTTACAGACATGGTTTACGGACACTGTTGGTTTGTTCCATCAGGTTTTCCCTCTGTCTCAAACTGGTCAGATGTAGTTTCCAAATGTGGATGTGGGATTCATGGTAACACAGAGGACCTCACCTGGAGGATTTTGCAAGGCCATTCTTGCTCTGCTGTTGTGCAGGGCTGCTTTAAAGAGCCCTCAGTAAAGGTGACTGACTTTCTGACACTGGACTGCTTTGCTGCAAAGTGTAGTGGCCTACAAGTAGCTCTGGAGACAACCAACCTGATTCTGGATCTCTCATGTGTAATTGAAGATCAAAATTAG